The following nucleotide sequence is from Stigmatopora nigra isolate UIUO_SnigA chromosome 8, RoL_Snig_1.1, whole genome shotgun sequence.
aaggtaaaaaaataccCCAACATGGAATCATTTCTCTCAAATTCCAACATAGTGACATGATCCTACCTCCTCCCACGCAGGCTCCGTGTACCGCAACGACAACTGGCTTTGGACACTAAATCAAAAGAATTCAACCAATAAGTCAAAAATAATACCAAGACAACATCCTATCCGGCAAGACTGACCTTCTCTATGACTGAAAATGTGTCCTGGTACTTTTGGATGAACTTCCTGAGGTTCCAAGAAATCCGGGCCGTGTCGTCGCCCTCAGGCTGCAGAATATCGCTGGCCATGTCCATCAGATCGATTCCTGCAcaaatgcaacattttcaatGACATAGGTAAGTCGTCATGCCTTAATAAGTTAACATACAGAATAACAGTTAAATAATTACTATTACttgaacattatttttgaagtaCTACTACATTTTTGCAACAATAAATAAGACAAAACTTTAAATAGGTGATGCTACCTGCCGTGAAGACTTTCCCCGCGGCTGAGAAGACCACCACTCTGCATTCCTGGTCGTCTGAAATCTGGTTAAAACATTCCACCATCTCCCTGGTGGGGGCACAAACATGGTCACCAACTTGGACAGGTAAGATTGTCGGACGTGGGCATCATTGCTTGCCTCCAGAAGGCTTTGTTCATAGCGTTGCGCTTGTCAGGCCGGTGTAGTTCCACCTGTGTGATGGTTGGCGTTGGGTGGCTGATGGCCAAGGTGGTATAAGGGGCTGTGGGACCCCCGGATGATGACATGGCTCGGATGATTGTGTGGCCGCAGGGTCCAAACCCCccgtctgtttaaaaaaataataatatggggGGCCAGGGTCAATTCTTAAATTGTCACATGATGTAGTTCCATGTTGTTCCACTAGACGGCAGTACTGGGAAAATGAAATGTAGTGAAAGCATTTAGCAAGAGGAAAAGTAGGTTGCTAATATAATTTTGGGATGTAGTTGGCTCAAGATTATGAAACCACATGTTTTAATTGTGGGATCTGACAAAATAgcagtcaagtttgatttaATTGCAATTCGATTTCTTCCCTTCTAAAATCGTGCAGCACTAGCTATGAACTTTGGCACACATCTATTGACAGATCATTGGAGAACAACATTTGTTAGTTGTCACTTTTGGTGGTTAAGTCCAGAAGGGGTTATTTGGAATGTTTTAAGGATGACTCTGTAGAATGTGACGTTTAATAACGCAATATAGCATCAGTGACTTACATGTTTTGAGAACAGACCTGGCAAAGAATGACAACATCGCCCTTGAGACGGTGCAGGCAGGAAAGgcgaagggaaaaaaactaggACTTCATCAAACACGTTTCGAGAAGTACAACGTGTTGCAGATTCGATGTAAAGTGTAAAAGAAAAGAGCTGCGAGAAGTTTTACAACAGGCGCCTCACCTAAATTCCTATTTAACCCAAGCGCGCAGAACAGTGGCTTCAATTCTTTTTCTCTGTACTTTTTGCGAGCATTGCACTGGTGCTTAAGCTCTTTAGCGCCCTCTAGCGACGTTTGTTATAACTTGTTTTTATGCTCGCTCGGCGGAACCTTCTGCTTATCATCGGTGTTTCGTGGCAGATTGCTGTCGTTGCAACACACGGAAAGGACGTCAACACGCGCAGTTGTtttgataacaattttaattttcatGCAAATTATTTACTAGTTAGACGTTCAACATGGCCAACATATTCACACCAACCAACCAAATACGCCTCACGAACGTAGCAGTGGTCCGGATGAAGAAAGGAGGCAAGCGATTCGAAATTGCTTGCTACAAAAACAAAGTTATCTGCTGGCGTT
It contains:
- the ech1 gene encoding delta(3,5)-Delta(2,4)-dienoyl-CoA isomerase, mitochondrial isoform X1, which encodes MLSFFARSVLKTYGGFGPCGHTIIRAMSSSGGPTAPYTTLAISHPTPTITQVELHRPDKRNAMNKAFWREMVECFNQISDDQECRVVVFSAAGKVFTAGIDLMDMASDILQPEGDDTARISWNLRKFIQKYQDTFSVIEKCPKPVVVAVHGACVGGGVDLITACDIRLCSQDAWFQVKEVDVGLAADVGTLQRLPKVIGSRSLVNELALTARKMYADEALNCGLVSRIFSDKEAMMAGALEVAEEIAARSPVAVQGTKVNLIYSRDHSVAEGLDYMAAWNMSMLQTQDLMKSAQASMEKKDVKSIKFSKL